Proteins encoded by one window of Mobula hypostoma chromosome 21, sMobHyp1.1, whole genome shotgun sequence:
- the LOC134359629 gene encoding torsin-1A-like, protein MMPRTILLLLLFTPVSTAMEPISMGIAVGVATALTGLFTGNFLNLYCMFQECCEDQWIGFNSTGLQVDLDNKIFGQHIAKQVILKTVSGFLSNPNPKKPLTLSLHGWTGTGKNLISKIIAESIFKNGLKSDYVHQFVSTLHFPHPEYLSSYKEQLQKWIRGNVSLCGRSMFIFDEMDKMQAGLIDAIKPYLDYYENIDGVVYRNAIFIFLSNAGGESINKIALEFWRKGSKREDIQVKDIESKLSVGVFNNKKSGFWHTSLIDKNLIDYFVPFLPLEYKHVKMCVREELKSRGSKEDENIISSVADEMTYFPEDELIYSHKGCKTVASKVDFYL, encoded by the exons ATGATGCCCCGGACTATACTCCTCTTACTCTTGTTCACTCCCGTGTCAACAGCCATGGAGCCTATCAGTATGGGCATTGCAGTCGGCGTGGCCACCGCTCTGACCGGCCTCTTCACTGGCAATTTCCTCAACCTCTATTGCATGTTCCAGGAATGTTGTGAGGATCAGTGGATAGGATTCAATTCAACAG GGTTGCAGGTGGACTTGGATAATAAAATATTTGGACAACATATTGCCAAGCAAGTTATTCTGAAGACTGTCAGTGGTTTCTTATCAAATCCAAACCCTAAAAAGCCTCTAACTTTGTCTCTACATGGCTGGACTGGGACAGGCAAAAACTTAATCAGTAAAATAATAGCCGAAAGCATTTTCAAAAATGGATTGAAGAGTGACTATGTTCATCAGTTTGTCTCCACTTTGCACTTCCCGCATCCTGAGTACCTCAGCAGCTATAAG GAGCAGCTGCAGAAATGGATCCGTGGTAATGTTAGCTTGTGTGGCAGGTCCATGTTCATTTTTGATGAAATGgacaaaatgcaagcaggccttatTGATGCTATTAAGCCTTATTTGGACTACTATGAAAACATTGATGGAGTAGTGTACCGGAAcgccattttcatttttctgag caatgcaggtggagaGAGCATAAATAAGATTGCACTGGAATTTTGGCGCAAAGGAAGCAAAAGGGAGGACATTCAAGTGAAGGATATTGAGAGTAAATTGTCTGTTGGAGTCTTCAATAACAAAAAGA GTGGTTTCTGGCACACCAGTCTCATTGATAAAAACTTGATTGACTACTTTGTCCCCTTCCTTCCTCTGGAATATAAACATGTCAAGATGTGTGTCAGGGAAGAACTGAAGTCCAGAGGTTCCAAGGAGGATGAAAACATCATTAGCAGTGTAGCTGATGAAATGACATACTTTCCAGAAGATGAATTGATCTATTCACACAAAGGCTGCAAAACTGTGGCTTCTAAGGTGGACTTTTACTTGtaa